A window from Pontibacillus yanchengensis encodes these proteins:
- a CDS encoding aldo/keto reductase has translation MKSLEDALKHKVGLGTAPLGNMFREVPEEEAQTTIQTAWDQGVRYFDTAPFYGAGLAEMRVGEVLSNYNRDDYVLSTKVGRYVTNEKEDKEGLFQYARDNKVITDYSEDATLKSIEQSLERLKTNRLDMVFVHDVSPDFHGDEWIAKFDEARKGAFRVLSRLKDEGVIGCWGLGVNTTEPIELAMELEETKPDVCLSATQYTLLQHERALQRMMVTAEEKDVDIVVGSPYNSGVLLGGDHFNYAKAGPDIIDRVNQMNEIGKKYDVPLKAAALQFSTSHPAVKSVIPGSTRPDRIKEDIEMIQRNIPNDFWHELVNKGFISSNAPLPIHTR, from the coding sequence ATGAAATCACTAGAAGATGCACTAAAGCACAAAGTAGGTCTTGGTACTGCTCCTTTAGGGAATATGTTTAGGGAGGTTCCGGAAGAGGAAGCGCAGACTACCATACAAACTGCCTGGGATCAAGGCGTACGTTATTTTGATACAGCCCCTTTTTATGGAGCGGGTCTAGCTGAGATGCGTGTAGGGGAAGTATTATCGAATTATAATCGTGATGATTATGTGTTAAGTACAAAGGTAGGGCGATATGTAACGAATGAAAAAGAAGATAAAGAAGGTTTATTCCAGTATGCACGAGACAATAAAGTCATTACAGATTACTCAGAAGATGCTACGCTAAAATCTATTGAACAAAGTCTGGAACGTTTGAAAACAAATCGCTTGGATATGGTTTTTGTGCACGATGTTTCCCCTGATTTTCATGGTGATGAGTGGATTGCAAAATTTGATGAGGCTAGAAAGGGAGCATTTCGCGTATTGTCACGCCTGAAGGATGAAGGAGTAATTGGGTGCTGGGGTCTTGGTGTTAATACAACAGAACCGATTGAATTAGCGATGGAGCTAGAGGAAACGAAACCAGATGTATGTTTGTCGGCGACTCAATACACGTTATTACAACATGAAAGAGCATTACAGCGCATGATGGTAACGGCTGAAGAAAAAGATGTAGATATCGTAGTTGGAAGTCCATATAACTCCGGCGTACTACTAGGTGGAGATCATTTTAATTATGCAAAAGCTGGTCCTGATATTATAGACAGAGTAAACCAAATGAATGAAATTGGGAAAAAATACGACGTTCCTCTAAAAGCAGCAGCGCTTCAGTTTTCCACGTCCCATCCTGCTGTTAAATCTGTCATCCCTGGGTCTACTCGTCCAGATCGAATTAAAGAAGATATAGAAATGATACAAAGAAATATTCCGAATGATTTCTGGCATGAATTAGTCAATAAAGGATTTATCTCATCTAATGCTCCGCTACCAATCCATACCAGATAG
- a CDS encoding transporter suffix domain-containing protein has product MKMNSIMQKPWTYKLGIFLIIISVLTWILSPVLIPFLPLTNGVKAISITTTLVIGEVIFWIGTLMVGKEVANKIRKSFNPKNWKKKKSVYKKKD; this is encoded by the coding sequence ATGAAAATGAACTCAATTATGCAAAAACCCTGGACATATAAGCTAGGGATCTTTCTTATTATTATTTCTGTTCTAACATGGATTCTTTCCCCTGTTTTAATCCCTTTTTTACCACTCACGAATGGAGTGAAGGCTATTAGTATAACAACTACCCTTGTTATAGGTGAGGTGATTTTTTGGATCGGTACTCTGATGGTGGGAAAGGAAGTAGCAAATAAAATCAGAAAATCATTCAACCCAAAAAATTGGAAAAAAAAGAAATCTGTTTATAAGAAAAAAGATTGA
- a CDS encoding recombinase family protein yields the protein MDKRKVAVGYIRVSSSMQAEEGLSLEHQENKIQQYCVKNNFKLVDLHKDEGKSGYNVSQSRKRPGLILLLDSIKNKEVDYVIVTKNDRLGRDQEEKAYIKRQCRKNRVEIIYIDQPGLSGAAATPTESLMDSMMDLLDEFYSMNLGMEVKKIHEDLATKGLYTGGKVPIGYKLHERTNENGRKEKILVVDEETAPIIRLIYKMYLNGKGIYVIARYLNEVRALNRGDWKPSGIGEILKNPNYFTRVWNRRESRRVNGKSKPENEWVYAHSEENETIISEEDWMQVQDLLLKKNKNPNAGEHFKNHNYDGRYVGKYMLTGMVECSECGKKYVANRTTSKRSGTVAHYLQCPSSKYKSKDEKCSNSLNMQKLDMIVWKELCNFLTPREIANEIDKALEEEGEKNRMHNEKFKDLQKRIVDKQKQIANLVEVVTSVDLSVDANRKSLSRYNHKLNDLEKEVEELQERLGDMGTPLPEEVKFPYDLDIVKTEYLIEPEYVNHLDFHVVKAIVNTLVEKIVATRINNKETKLEIYFRFNHPNIQKIINFRKTNLPRTQKIISKGKEHITAFSQFLSALFLGFDDGEPSPPIHKLVDFFMLNKA from the coding sequence ATGGATAAAAGAAAAGTAGCAGTCGGTTATATTCGTGTTTCATCAAGTATGCAAGCAGAGGAAGGTCTTAGTCTGGAGCATCAGGAAAATAAAATTCAACAGTATTGCGTCAAAAATAATTTTAAATTAGTTGACCTTCATAAAGATGAAGGTAAATCTGGATATAATGTAAGTCAATCTAGAAAAAGACCGGGTCTTATTCTTTTATTAGACAGTATAAAAAATAAAGAGGTTGATTATGTTATTGTAACTAAAAATGATCGACTTGGTAGAGATCAGGAGGAGAAAGCATACATTAAGAGACAATGTCGAAAGAATCGTGTAGAAATTATCTACATTGATCAACCGGGCCTGAGTGGTGCTGCCGCTACCCCTACCGAGTCTCTTATGGATTCTATGATGGATTTACTAGATGAATTTTATTCTATGAATTTAGGGATGGAAGTGAAGAAGATCCACGAAGATCTAGCAACAAAAGGGCTTTACACAGGTGGTAAAGTGCCAATAGGCTATAAGTTACATGAAAGAACTAATGAAAATGGAAGGAAAGAAAAAATATTAGTTGTCGATGAAGAAACGGCTCCTATAATACGGTTGATTTACAAAATGTATCTTAATGGTAAAGGGATTTATGTAATTGCTCGGTATCTAAATGAAGTAAGAGCATTAAATCGAGGTGACTGGAAACCAAGTGGTATCGGTGAGATTCTAAAAAATCCAAATTACTTCACTAGGGTGTGGAATAGACGGGAATCTCGGAGAGTAAATGGGAAGTCTAAACCCGAAAATGAATGGGTTTACGCGCATAGTGAGGAAAATGAAACTATAATAAGTGAAGAAGATTGGATGCAAGTTCAGGACCTTCTTTTAAAAAAGAACAAGAATCCTAATGCAGGTGAACATTTTAAGAACCACAATTATGATGGGCGGTACGTAGGTAAGTATATGCTAACAGGTATGGTTGAATGTAGTGAGTGTGGAAAAAAGTATGTAGCAAATAGAACTACAAGTAAGCGTAGTGGGACAGTAGCACATTACCTACAATGTCCGTCTAGCAAGTATAAGTCTAAAGACGAAAAGTGTAGTAACAGTTTAAACATGCAAAAACTGGACATGATCGTTTGGAAAGAATTATGTAACTTTCTGACTCCACGTGAAATTGCAAATGAGATAGATAAGGCATTAGAAGAAGAAGGCGAAAAGAATAGGATGCATAATGAAAAATTCAAGGATTTACAAAAACGTATTGTAGACAAACAAAAGCAGATTGCTAACTTGGTTGAGGTGGTTACTTCTGTGGACTTGTCTGTTGATGCTAATCGAAAATCCTTATCTCGCTACAATCATAAGTTGAATGATTTAGAAAAAGAAGTTGAAGAACTTCAAGAGAGGTTGGGTGATATGGGGACACCACTTCCCGAAGAAGTAAAGTTCCCGTATGATTTAGATATAGTGAAAACGGAATATCTAATTGAACCTGAGTATGTAAATCATCTTGACTTTCATGTAGTAAAAGCAATTGTGAATACCCTTGTTGAAAAAATTGTTGCAACTAGAATAAACAACAAGGAAACTAAGTTAGAAATCTACTTTAGATTCAATCACCCAAATATTCAAAAAATCATTAACTTTAGAAAGACAAATCTTCCTAGAACGCAAAAGATTATTTCTAAAGGGAAAGAACATATTACAGCATTTTCTCAATTTTTATCGGCTCTCTTTTTGGGTTTTGATGACGGAGAGCCGTCTCCACCAATACATAAGTTGGTGGATTTTTTTATGTTAAATAAAGCATAA